In Gadus chalcogrammus isolate NIFS_2021 chromosome 23, NIFS_Gcha_1.0, whole genome shotgun sequence, a genomic segment contains:
- the LOC130377221 gene encoding holocytochrome c-type synthase-like encodes MGVTGSAMGVPTVWAEAAVATPPQGCPMHREDPAPKAAPPPGCPMHQSSAGGAVPPAPEAPAAPVAPAGPAHQDRAYEFVGCPMKAAVSGGQNDIDPTNMMPPPNQSPAPDQPFPLPLNRKESNIPRHGSEQKWVYPSEQMFWNAMLRKGWRWREESLDPQDMSNIIKIHNENNEQAWQEILKWEALHAGECPCGPSLKRFGGKAKEYSPRARIRSWMGYELPFDRHDWIVDRCGREVRYVIDYYDGEINKENYQFSNLDVRPAIDSLDAVWDRVKVAWWRWTS; translated from the exons ATGGGAGTCACAGGGTCTGCGATGGGCGTCCCAACCGTCTGGGCCGAGGCCGcggtggccacgcccccccagGGCTGTCCCATGCATCGGGAAGACCCCGCCCCAAAAG cTGCCCCCCCTCCAGGATGCCCCATGCACCAAAGCTCTGCTG gtGGCGCCGTGCCTCCGGCCCCTGAGGCTCCAGCggcccctgtggcccccgcGGGTCCGGCCCACCAGGACCGAGCCTATGAGTTTGTGGGGTGCCCCATGAAGGCTGCAGTGTCGGGCGGACAGAACGACATCGACCCCACGAACATG ATGCCTCCTCCGAACCAGAGCCCCGCCCCCGACCAGCCCTTCCCACTGCCGCTCAACAGGAAGGAGTCCAACATCCCCCGACACGGCAGCGAACAGAAGTGGGTGTACCCCTCAGAGCAGATGTTCTGGAACGCCATGCTGCGCAAAGG GTGGCGCTGGCGCGAGGAGTCCCTGGATCCTCAGGACATGAGCAACATCATCAAGATCCACAACGAGAACAACGAGCAGGCCTGGCAGGAGATCCTCAAGTGGGAGGCACTGCACGCCGG AGAATGCCCTTGTGGCCCCTCCCTCAAACGATTTGGAGGGAAAGCCAAAGAATATTCTCCAAGGGCGCGGATTCGATCCTGGATGGG gtACGAGCTCCCGTTCGACCGCCATGACTGGATCGTGGACCGCTGTGGGCGGGAGGTGCGCTACGTCATCGACTACTACGACGGCGAGATCAACAAGGAGAACTACCAGTTCTCCAACCTGGACGTGCGCCCCGCCATCGACTCGCTGGACGCCGTCTGGGACCGCGTGAAGGTGGCCTGGTGGCGCTGGACCTCCTAG
- the LOC130377694 gene encoding proline-rich protein 2-like, which yields MWPGAPSRLEPGAPRLSGARGPPSVRSQGPPPVWSQGPPPVRSQGPPPVRSQGPHPVRSQGPPPVRPEPGAPSRLEPGAPSRPEPGAPSRPEPGAPSRPEPGAPSRPSGARGPLPSGARGPLPSGARGPIPSGARGPLPSVRCQGPHPVRSPLGPAPQGALPLTSPQSTTLTATLPHSTTLTAPPSQQHQGARTLTSPQSTTLPAPPSQHHPHCSTTGGEYPDVSSEHHPYSPTGGEYPDVSSEHHPYSPTGGEYPDVSSEHHPYSPTGGEYPDVSSEHHPSSTTGGEYPDVSSEHHPSSTTGGEYPDVFSQHQPHSSSSRGTTSQHHKGRVP from the exons ATGTGGCCAG GGGCCCCctcccgtctggagccaggggCCCCCCGTCTGTCCGGAGCCAGGGGCCCCCCGTCCGTCCGGAGCCAGGGGCCCCctcccgtctggagccaggggCCCCCTCCCGTCCGGAGCCAGGGGCCCCCTCCCGTCCGGAGCCAGGGGCCCCATCCCGTCCGGAGCCAGGGGCCCCCTCCCGTCCGTCCGGAGCCAGGGGCCCCctcccgtctggagccaggggCCCCCTCCCGTCCGGAGCCAGGGGCCCCCTCCCGTCCGGAGCCAGGGGCCCCATCCCGTCCGGAGCCAGGGGCCCCCTCCCGTCCGTCCGGAGCCAGGGGCCCCctcccgtctggagccaggggCCCCCTCCCGTCCGGAGCCAGGGGCCCCATCCCGTCCGGAGCCAGGGGCCCCCTCCCGTCCGTCCGGTGCCAGGGGCCCCATCCCGTCCGGTCACCACTGGGCCCTGCACCACAGGGGGCCCTCCCACTGACGTCTCCTCAGAGCACCACCCTCACAGCAACACTACCTCACAGCACCACCCTCACAGCACCACCCTCACAGCAGCACCAGGGGGCGAGAACCCTGACGTCTCCTCAGAGCACCACCCTCCCTGCACCACCCTCACAGCACCACCCTCACTGCAGCACCACAGGGGGCGAGTACCCTGACGTCTCCTCAGAGCACCACCCTTACAGCCCCACAGGGGGCGAGTACCCTGACGTCTCCTCAGAGCACCACCCTTACAGCCCCACAGGGGGCGAGTACCCTGACGTCTCCTCAGAGCACCACCCTTACAGCCCCACAGGGGGCGAGTACCCTGACGTCTCCTCAGAGCACCACCCTTCCAGCACCACAGGGGGCGAGTACCCTGACGTCTCCTCAGAGCACCACCCTTCCAGCACCACAGGGGGCGAGTACCCTGACGTCTTCTCCCAACACCAAcctcacagcagcagcagcagaggcacCACCTCACAGCACCACAAGGGGCGAGTACCCTAA